A genome region from Bacillaceae bacterium IKA-2 includes the following:
- a CDS encoding phosphocarrier protein HPr, with product MMKKTFKITSETGIHARPATQLVNKAGQFESEITLEYKGKSVNLKSIMGVMSLGVGKGAEVEIKCVGSDAEAALVALEEVIKGGLGE from the coding sequence ATGATGAAAAAAACATTTAAAATTACTAGTGAAACAGGAATTCATGCTAGACCAGCAACACAATTGGTTAACAAAGCAGGCCAATTCGAGTCAGAAATCACTTTAGAATATAAAGGGAAGTCAGTTAATTTAAAGTCAATTATGGGTGTTATGTCTTTAGGAGTAGGCAAAGGAGCAGAGGTTGAGATTAAATGTGTAGGGTCTGATGCTGAAGCGGCTTTAGTTGCATTAGAAGAAGTTATTAAAGGCGGTTTAGGAGAATAA
- a CDS encoding fructose-specific PTS transporter subunit EIIC, with protein sequence MKITDLLTADTIELNLQASSKEAVIDELIRKLDKAGKLKDPKKFKEDILAREAQSTTGIGEGIAIPHAKTSAVKTPAIVFGRSKSGIDYEALDGQPSHLFFMIAASEGANNAHLQTLSRLSSFLMDKEFRKKLENATTIDEVVSAINEKEAEKEKEEKINTKKKAKILAVTACPTGIAHTFMAADSLKAKGKELGFDIKVETNGSGGVENELTASEIKEAIAIIVAADTAVEMDRFDGKHVIQVPVADGIRKPQELIERASKQDAPIYRGSGSSNSSSEDGSKGKSGFYKHIMNGVSNMLPFVVGGGILIALSFIFGIEAFDPEHSSYHPIAEALMTIGGGNAFGLMIPVLAGFIAMSIANRPGFAPGMVGGLMAASGGAGFLGGLIAGFLAGYVVLGLRKAFSGLPKTLEGIKPVLLYPLFGILITGMVMLFIVMEPVVALNTAMENWLGGMGTSNLVLLGLILGGMMAIDMGGPINKAAFTFGIAMIDAGNLAPHAAVMAGGMVPPLGIAFATTFFKNKFTKAEKEAGKTNYIMGASFITEGAIPFAAADPGRVIPSIVVGSAVAGALTMVFGIGLPAPHGGLFVIPLVSGNPFMYIVAILIGAAITALMLGFWKKGVKE encoded by the coding sequence ATGAAAATAACAGATTTATTAACAGCTGATACGATTGAATTAAACTTGCAAGCTAGTTCAAAAGAGGCTGTCATTGACGAGTTAATTAGAAAACTAGACAAAGCAGGGAAGCTTAAAGATCCTAAGAAATTTAAAGAAGATATTTTAGCTCGTGAAGCACAAAGTACAACGGGAATTGGCGAAGGAATTGCGATTCCACACGCAAAAACAAGTGCCGTTAAAACACCAGCAATTGTTTTTGGACGCTCTAAATCAGGAATTGATTATGAAGCACTTGATGGACAACCAAGTCACTTGTTTTTTATGATCGCGGCTAGTGAAGGAGCAAATAATGCTCATTTACAAACGCTGTCCCGTCTATCTAGCTTTTTGATGGATAAGGAATTTCGTAAAAAATTAGAAAATGCTACAACGATTGATGAAGTAGTAAGTGCGATCAACGAAAAAGAGGCAGAAAAAGAAAAAGAAGAGAAAATTAATACTAAGAAAAAAGCAAAAATTTTAGCTGTAACCGCTTGTCCCACAGGCATCGCCCATACTTTTATGGCCGCCGACTCGTTGAAAGCCAAGGGTAAAGAATTAGGTTTTGACATCAAGGTAGAAACGAATGGTTCTGGTGGCGTTGAAAATGAACTTACGGCTTCGGAAATAAAAGAGGCAATTGCAATTATCGTCGCCGCTGATACTGCGGTTGAAATGGACCGTTTTGATGGTAAGCATGTCATTCAAGTTCCAGTAGCTGATGGTATCCGTAAACCTCAAGAACTAATCGAAAGAGCTAGTAAACAAGATGCACCAATTTATCGCGGTTCAGGTAGTTCGAATAGTTCTAGTGAAGATGGTAGTAAAGGGAAATCAGGCTTCTACAAGCACATCATGAACGGTGTTTCAAACATGTTGCCATTTGTTGTTGGTGGTGGTATTTTAATAGCACTATCGTTTATTTTTGGTATTGAGGCTTTTGACCCTGAACATTCGTCGTATCATCCAATTGCAGAAGCGTTAATGACAATCGGTGGTGGAAATGCCTTTGGACTAATGATCCCTGTCTTAGCTGGTTTTATTGCAATGAGTATTGCTAACCGTCCTGGTTTTGCACCTGGCATGGTCGGTGGACTTATGGCAGCGAGCGGCGGCGCTGGATTTTTGGGAGGTTTAATTGCTGGTTTCTTAGCAGGATATGTGGTTTTAGGACTTAGAAAAGCATTTAGTGGGCTGCCAAAGACGTTAGAAGGTATTAAACCAGTTTTACTTTATCCGTTATTTGGAATTTTAATTACAGGCATGGTCATGTTGTTCATTGTTATGGAACCAGTAGTTGCTTTAAATACAGCAATGGAGAACTGGTTAGGTGGAATGGGAACAAGTAACTTAGTATTATTAGGATTAATTTTAGGTGGTATGATGGCCATTGATATGGGTGGTCCAATTAATAAAGCGGCATTCACATTTGGTATTGCAATGATTGATGCAGGAAACTTAGCTCCACATGCAGCTGTTATGGCTGGTGGAATGGTTCCACCGCTAGGTATTGCATTCGCAACAACATTTTTTAAAAATAAGTTTACGAAGGCTGAAAAAGAGGCTGGAAAGACAAACTATATTATGGGGGCATCTTTTATTACAGAGGGAGCGATCCCGTTTGCGGCTGCTGACCCCGGACGAGTAATCCCGTCAATTGTTGTCGGTTCGGCAGTAGCAGGAGCGTTAACAATGGTGTTTGGAATTGGTTTACCTGCTCCACACGGTGGCTTGTTCGTCATTCCACTAGTGAGTGGTAATCCATTTATGTATATTGTAGCGATCCTAATTGGCGCGGCAATTACAGCATTAATGTTAGGTTTTTGGAAGAAGGGAGTAAAAGAATAA
- the pfkB gene encoding 1-phosphofructokinase, which produces MIYTCTLNPSIDYVVEVDNVEIGSLNRANKTAFYPGGKGINVSRVLKKLGVKTTALGFVGGFTGEFIKNSLKEEGVFQDFTWVDEPTRVNVKLKSSVETEINGQGATISKEKQLELFEKIQVMTEQDYFILAGSLPSSISAEFYQKILSQCKENKVRFIVDTSGEALAGILKYQPFLIKPNQHELGELFNVEISTVEDALKYGRKLLENGPQNIIVSLGGDGALLLNKEISAYANVPKGQLKNSVGAGDSLVAGFIASYVENENYLEAFKYGIAAGSATAFSSDLCNKNNLEKLLPEIKIEIVN; this is translated from the coding sequence ATGATTTACACATGTACATTAAATCCATCGATTGATTATGTCGTCGAGGTGGACAATGTCGAGATTGGATCTTTAAATAGAGCAAATAAAACTGCTTTTTATCCAGGCGGTAAAGGAATTAATGTTTCTAGAGTTTTAAAGAAGCTTGGAGTAAAGACCACTGCATTAGGTTTTGTTGGTGGTTTTACCGGTGAGTTCATAAAAAACTCACTTAAAGAAGAGGGGGTTTTTCAAGATTTCACATGGGTCGATGAACCAACCAGAGTTAATGTGAAATTGAAATCTTCTGTCGAAACAGAAATTAACGGTCAAGGGGCAACAATTTCAAAAGAAAAACAGCTAGAACTTTTTGAGAAAATTCAAGTGATGACAGAGCAAGACTATTTTATCTTAGCTGGAAGTTTACCTTCAAGTATCTCGGCTGAGTTTTATCAAAAGATTCTCTCGCAATGTAAAGAAAATAAAGTTCGTTTTATTGTCGATACGTCAGGTGAGGCACTCGCAGGAATTTTAAAATATCAACCATTTTTAATTAAACCAAACCAACATGAACTAGGTGAATTGTTTAACGTAGAAATTTCTACTGTAGAAGATGCACTTAAGTATGGGCGGAAGTTGCTAGAAAATGGGCCACAAAACATTATTGTTTCATTAGGTGGAGATGGTGCACTACTGCTAAATAAAGAGATTTCAGCTTATGCAAATGTTCCTAAAGGACAATTGAAAAACTCAGTCGGTGCAGGGGACTCACTCGTTGCAGGCTTTATCGCTTCATACGTTGAAAATGAAAATTATCTTGAAGCGTTTAAATATGGAATTGCTGCTGGAAGTGCAACCGCATTTTCTAGTGATTTATGCAATAAAAACAACTTAGAAAAACTTTTACCTGAAATAAAAATTGAGATCGTAAACTGA
- a CDS encoding DeoR/GlpR family DNA-binding transcription regulator → MLTPERHQIILDLINEKGVIKLQELVDATASSESTIRRDLSQLEDEKKVKRVHGGASLLKQKSVELSISEKSLQNYNEKEMIAKFAASLIRNGDCIFLDAGTTVLQMIPHITAKEIKVVTNGLTHLDALLEQGIDTYLTGGFIKQKTRALIGKGALEAIKQYHFDKCFIGVNGIHSEYGFTTPDPEEAMIKKSAINLSQEIFILGDHTKFNEVTFAQITELKQGVIITNESDEDILAPFMEKTTIKVVTS, encoded by the coding sequence ATGCTTACTCCTGAAAGACACCAAATAATCTTAGATTTGATAAATGAAAAAGGTGTTATTAAGCTTCAAGAATTAGTGGATGCTACTGCTTCCTCTGAATCGACGATCCGTCGAGATTTAAGTCAGCTTGAAGATGAAAAGAAAGTTAAGCGCGTCCATGGCGGAGCTTCGTTACTAAAGCAAAAAAGTGTAGAACTAAGTATTTCAGAAAAATCTTTGCAAAATTACAACGAAAAAGAAATGATTGCAAAGTTTGCAGCATCACTGATTAGAAATGGTGATTGTATCTTTCTAGATGCAGGAACAACAGTCTTGCAGATGATTCCACATATTACCGCAAAAGAAATTAAGGTTGTCACGAATGGGTTGACTCATTTAGATGCGCTTCTAGAGCAAGGCATAGACACGTATTTAACTGGTGGCTTTATTAAGCAAAAAACAAGAGCTTTAATAGGAAAAGGTGCTTTAGAAGCGATCAAGCAATATCATTTTGATAAATGTTTTATCGGAGTCAATGGTATTCATAGTGAATATGGTTTTACAACGCCTGACCCGGAGGAAGCAATGATCAAAAAGAGTGCGATCAATCTATCACAAGAAATCTTTATTCTTGGTGATCATACGAAATTTAATGAAGTGACATTTGCTCAAATAACTGAACTAAAGCAAGGAGTTATTATTACAAACGAAAGTGATGAAGATATTTTGGCGCCATTTATGGAAAAAACAACGATAAAGGTAGTGACATCATGA
- a CDS encoding CDGSH iron-sulfur domain-containing protein: MAEIKILDNGPLVVDGATFVDGEGKKMETKEQVYLCRCGLSSNKPYCNGAHKGKFESEVRA; encoded by the coding sequence ATGGCTGAAATAAAAATTTTAGATAACGGTCCATTAGTAGTTGATGGGGCTACTTTCGTTGATGGTGAAGGTAAGAAAATGGAAACCAAAGAACAGGTTTATCTCTGTCGTTGTGGTCTTTCAAGTAATAAACCCTATTGTAATGGCGCTCATAAAGGGAAATTTGAAAGTGAAGTTAGAGCTTAA
- a CDS encoding MFS transporter, which yields MNKLLLKLAILSVSLLTIMAGAAISPALGTIALAFPDASDTTIKLILTLPSVMIIPFIFVSSYLTRRFSKKQILFIGMFFYLIGGLAGGLVSKIELLLFFRAILGIGVGLMIPISTSLVADFFDDEERTATMGQVSAANNLGGVVLFLMSGMLAAISWRVAFSVYSLVIVAALIVFLYLPHTKPDRSLSKVKLERLPKKLYVYGTAMFLIVLAFYSIPVNMALFMQQEGIGNSKNAGAVISVATATGFFAGLLLGRVKRLLQTNFIAIQLLLMAIGFFVLGNSSQVFFIGIGVGFMGFGFGSIIPTVFDQVSRQVPKTQTVQAMAIVTSMLFFGQFFSPLFYHGVGVLFANETIRFLYMFFATSTFLVAIVFFALAFRVRFRHKKKLTSISRQLVTYPEVNKNEIKDTDTAI from the coding sequence ATGAATAAACTACTTTTAAAATTGGCGATTCTTTCTGTTTCGCTTTTAACCATTATGGCAGGTGCTGCAATATCGCCTGCATTAGGAACAATTGCACTGGCCTTTCCCGATGCAAGTGATACAACAATAAAATTAATTTTAACATTACCATCAGTGATGATTATCCCTTTTATATTTGTTTCTAGTTATTTAACAAGACGCTTCTCAAAGAAACAAATTCTTTTTATTGGGATGTTTTTTTACTTAATCGGTGGATTAGCAGGAGGATTGGTATCAAAGATTGAACTGCTCTTATTTTTCCGTGCTATTTTAGGTATTGGTGTAGGACTGATGATACCAATTTCAACCTCACTTGTGGCAGATTTTTTTGATGATGAAGAGAGAACAGCTACAATGGGCCAAGTAAGTGCGGCAAATAACCTTGGTGGAGTAGTTTTGTTTCTGATGTCAGGGATGTTAGCGGCAATTAGCTGGCGAGTGGCATTTAGCGTCTATAGTTTAGTCATAGTCGCTGCACTTATTGTTTTTTTATATTTACCTCATACAAAGCCGGATCGTAGTCTGTCAAAAGTGAAATTGGAACGACTACCGAAAAAGCTCTATGTTTATGGCACTGCAATGTTCTTAATTGTCTTAGCATTTTATTCGATCCCTGTAAATATGGCTCTGTTTATGCAACAAGAAGGAATTGGTAATTCAAAAAATGCAGGAGCTGTGATATCGGTTGCAACTGCAACTGGTTTCTTCGCTGGATTACTATTGGGTCGTGTTAAGCGGTTATTACAAACTAATTTTATTGCCATCCAACTATTACTGATGGCAATTGGTTTTTTTGTACTCGGAAATTCAAGCCAGGTATTCTTTATCGGAATAGGTGTTGGATTTATGGGCTTCGGGTTTGGTTCGATTATTCCAACGGTGTTTGACCAAGTGTCACGGCAAGTTCCAAAAACACAAACCGTTCAAGCGATGGCGATTGTCACAAGCATGTTATTTTTCGGGCAATTTTTTTCGCCACTCTTTTATCATGGAGTTGGTGTCTTATTCGCCAATGAAACGATTCGATTCCTTTATATGTTTTTTGCGACTAGTACGTTTCTAGTTGCAATTGTATTTTTTGCTCTTGCATTTCGGGTAAGATTTAGACACAAAAAGAAGCTAACGAGCATTAGCAGACAATTAGTTACTTACCCCGAAGTTAATAAAAATGAAATAAAGGATACCGATACCGCTATTTGA
- a CDS encoding MarR family transcriptional regulator, translating to MSEYRLEDSLGFLISRAGRSLSKSVQRTFCEHDLNVTTEHWTILVLLWNENGLTQLELAERTGKDQASVSRLIQNMLIRELIYRKKDPVDNRCKRIYLTEVGKEQQGKLMNLVQKTLVEATEGISKEDVATTKRVLKMIASKNLATNWTTKKSDRKLAEDE from the coding sequence TTGTCTGAATATCGGTTAGAAGATTCACTTGGTTTTCTTATAAGTAGGGCTGGTCGGTCTTTATCAAAAAGTGTGCAACGGACTTTTTGTGAGCATGACCTCAATGTAACAACAGAACATTGGACGATTTTGGTTTTGTTATGGAACGAAAATGGACTTACTCAACTTGAGCTTGCTGAACGTACAGGGAAAGATCAAGCCAGTGTGTCTCGACTTATCCAGAATATGTTGATTCGAGAGCTTATCTATAGAAAGAAAGATCCTGTTGATAACCGCTGTAAACGGATTTACTTAACAGAAGTAGGCAAAGAACAGCAAGGAAAGTTAATGAATCTTGTCCAAAAGACATTAGTTGAGGCGACAGAAGGAATATCAAAAGAAGATGTTGCGACAACGAAGCGTGTTCTTAAAATGATTGCCTCGAAAAATTTAGCGACAAACTGGACGACTAAAAAGTCAGACAGAAAGTTGGCTGAGGATGAATAA
- a CDS encoding ribonuclease J — MSTEKTKLAVFALGGMNEIGKNMYALQYANEIIIIDCGNKFADESLLGIDLILPDITYLQENKDKIRALILTHGHEDHIGGIPFFLKKLNVPVYATRFTLGLIELKLKEHKLLRETELIEIDSNSTLNFTEINIDFFKVNHSIPDCLGIVFNTPEGNIVHTGDFKFDLTPVNNEYSDIHKMAEIGKRGVLLLLSESTNAERRGFTPSEQIVGEHVEEAFMKATQKVFISTFASNISRVQQVVDAAKKTNRKVALLGRSMVNVVSVAMERGYLEVPDGMLIGQDEINEIDSEKVVILCTGSQGEPMAALARLSSSSFRGVEISREDTVIFAAGPIPGNEKNVSRIIDNLFALGAKVIYGTGSSFGMHVSGHGYQEDLKLMITLMRPKYFIPIHGEYRMLHHHCLLAEMVGVEPEDTFIIKNGDVVDIENKVARQTRKIPVGNIYVDGVGVGDVGDLILRDRKQLSEDGMLVIVLTISKAERKLISEPDTISRGFVHAGNSEELLKNVNRLIVKTTNELLEANKNEWNGIKKNIKKAVGQYLFSDTRKKPMILPIIIEI; from the coding sequence TTGAGCACTGAAAAGACTAAATTAGCTGTTTTTGCCTTAGGTGGCATGAATGAAATTGGTAAAAATATGTATGCACTTCAATATGCAAATGAAATCATTATCATTGATTGTGGAAATAAGTTTGCGGATGAAAGTTTATTGGGAATTGATTTAATACTTCCGGACATTACTTACTTGCAAGAAAATAAAGATAAAATCAGAGCATTAATTCTCACGCATGGACATGAAGATCATATAGGTGGGATCCCATTCTTTTTAAAAAAATTAAATGTACCTGTTTATGCAACCCGTTTTACACTAGGATTAATTGAGTTAAAATTAAAAGAACATAAACTCCTTAGGGAAACGGAACTAATTGAAATTGACTCAAACTCAACCTTAAACTTTACAGAAATAAATATTGATTTTTTCAAAGTGAACCATAGTATTCCTGATTGCCTAGGGATTGTCTTTAACACACCTGAAGGTAATATTGTCCATACTGGAGACTTTAAGTTTGATTTAACACCTGTAAATAACGAGTATTCAGATATTCATAAAATGGCTGAAATCGGTAAACGAGGTGTCTTGCTTCTATTGTCTGAAAGTACGAATGCTGAACGACGAGGTTTTACGCCATCGGAACAAATTGTCGGTGAACATGTTGAAGAAGCGTTCATGAAGGCGACGCAAAAAGTTTTTATTTCGACATTCGCTTCAAATATTAGTCGTGTTCAGCAAGTAGTCGATGCTGCAAAAAAAACAAATCGTAAGGTTGCGTTGCTCGGCAGAAGCATGGTAAATGTTGTATCGGTTGCCATGGAACGTGGATATCTAGAAGTTCCAGATGGGATGTTAATCGGACAAGATGAAATCAACGAAATTGATTCTGAAAAGGTAGTTATCCTATGTACAGGCAGTCAAGGGGAACCAATGGCGGCTCTTGCTCGCCTTTCTAGCTCAAGCTTTCGAGGCGTTGAAATTTCACGAGAAGATACAGTCATTTTTGCAGCAGGTCCAATACCGGGAAATGAAAAGAATGTCTCACGAATTATTGACAACTTATTTGCACTTGGAGCAAAGGTTATTTACGGAACAGGAAGTTCATTTGGAATGCATGTTTCCGGACACGGCTATCAGGAAGATTTGAAACTAATGATTACATTAATGAGACCAAAATATTTTATTCCAATTCACGGTGAATATAGAATGCTGCACCACCATTGTTTATTAGCTGAAATGGTTGGCGTCGAACCAGAAGACACATTTATCATTAAAAATGGTGATGTTGTAGACATTGAAAACAAAGTTGCTCGTCAGACTCGAAAAATACCTGTAGGGAATATATATGTAGATGGTGTGGGTGTTGGTGATGTTGGAGACCTTATTCTGCGAGACCGTAAACAGCTTTCTGAAGATGGAATGCTGGTCATTGTTTTAACGATAAGTAAAGCGGAAAGAAAACTCATTTCTGAGCCGGACACGATTTCTCGTGGTTTCGTACATGCTGGAAACTCCGAAGAATTGCTGAAAAACGTAAACCGGCTTATTGTAAAAACGACGAACGAGCTACTAGAAGCGAATAAAAATGAATGGAATGGTATCAAGAAAAATATAAAAAAAGCGGTAGGACAATATTTATTTTCAGATACGAGGAAAAAACCAATGATCCTTCCGATTATTATTGAAATATAA
- a CDS encoding NAD(P)-dependent oxidoreductase, which produces MKKVIVTGGSGLLGSAVITEFLEHGYDVVNADIKHPAEALCKTVIADLTNLGEVYGILAGADAVVHLAAIPVAYSHPNEVTFQNNVMSTYNILEAAGNLGIKKAVISSSESSYGICFSKQNLTPQYVPIDEDHPQLPEESYGLSKIVNEKTADMINQRTGLQVVSMRLGNVISPEMYKNFPEFIHKPEIRKTILWSYIDARDAATAYRLAVETDGLGSVVLNIAADDTSMDIESKQLMETIFPTVKNFRKDLSGFETLLCNQKAKKLLNWKPVHQWRNYVKL; this is translated from the coding sequence ATGAAAAAAGTTATTGTAACAGGCGGAAGTGGTCTTCTTGGTTCTGCAGTAATAACGGAATTTTTGGAACATGGATATGATGTTGTCAATGCAGATATTAAACATCCAGCAGAAGCTCTTTGTAAAACGGTGATTGCAGATTTAACAAACCTTGGTGAAGTATACGGAATATTAGCAGGCGCTGATGCAGTTGTACACCTTGCAGCAATTCCAGTGGCTTACTCACACCCTAACGAAGTGACTTTTCAAAACAATGTTATGTCCACTTATAATATTTTAGAAGCAGCTGGGAATTTAGGTATTAAAAAAGCTGTCATCTCATCAAGTGAATCGTCATACGGCATTTGCTTTTCAAAGCAAAATTTAACACCGCAATATGTACCAATAGATGAAGATCACCCACAATTACCAGAAGAAAGCTATGGGTTATCTAAGATTGTAAATGAAAAAACAGCTGATATGATTAATCAAAGAACTGGTTTACAAGTAGTATCAATGAGATTAGGGAATGTCATTTCTCCTGAGATGTATAAAAATTTTCCTGAGTTCATACATAAGCCTGAGATACGAAAAACGATTCTGTGGAGTTATATAGACGCAAGAGACGCTGCAACAGCTTATCGATTAGCAGTTGAGACAGACGGACTTGGTTCAGTTGTCCTTAATATTGCGGCCGATGATACAAGTATGGATATTGAAAGCAAACAACTAATGGAAACAATCTTTCCAACAGTGAAAAATTTTCGTAAAGATTTATCGGGGTTTGAAACATTATTATGCAATCAAAAAGCTAAAAAGCTATTAAATTGGAAGCCAGTTCATCAGTGGAGAAATTATGTAAAGCTTTAA
- a CDS encoding aldehyde dehydrogenase family protein, with protein sequence MTVNTEVKTFLNYINGEWVGSSNEQVEASINPANKNIIVGYVQKSPKEDLDKAVAAAKKAQIGWKKLSGAARGDFLFKVANILEKNLVEIAETMTKEMGKTLPEAKGETARGVAILRYYAGEGMRKVGDVIPSTDSDALMFTTRTPLGVVGVITPWNFPVAIPIWKMAPALIYGNAVVLKSAQEATVTAAKVIECFAEAGLPEGVVNFVAGPGSQIGQGMIDHPDVNGITFTGSDAVGMRVGQGALARGAKYQLEVGGKNPVIVANDADLDLAVEATISGGLRSTGQKCTATSRVIIQGEIYDMFKEKLLGKIKQIKVGDGLAEGVWMGPCASQNQLDTVLSYIEKGKAEGARLLIGGNKHEAEGLENGFYVQPTVFEDVTRDMVIVKEEIFGPVLVLMKVETIEEALEVANDSIYGLSASIFTTNISNMLSFIKDMDAGLVRINSESAGVELQAPFGGMKQSGSHSREQGQAAIEFYTSIKTVFVKG encoded by the coding sequence ATGACTGTAAATACTGAAGTGAAAACATTTTTGAACTACATTAACGGCGAATGGGTCGGAAGCTCAAATGAACAAGTGGAGGCAAGTATAAATCCAGCTAACAAAAATATAATTGTTGGTTATGTCCAAAAATCTCCAAAGGAAGATCTAGACAAAGCTGTTGCGGCTGCTAAAAAAGCACAAATTGGCTGGAAAAAGCTTTCTGGTGCCGCAAGAGGTGATTTCTTATTTAAGGTTGCTAATATTTTAGAAAAGAACTTAGTTGAGATTGCTGAAACGATGACAAAAGAAATGGGAAAAACGTTACCTGAAGCAAAAGGTGAAACAGCACGTGGAGTAGCAATCTTACGTTATTATGCTGGTGAAGGGATGCGTAAAGTAGGCGATGTTATTCCATCAACAGATAGTGACGCCCTAATGTTTACGACGAGAACTCCATTAGGAGTTGTTGGAGTTATAACGCCATGGAACTTTCCAGTCGCAATCCCAATCTGGAAAATGGCTCCGGCGCTTATTTACGGAAATGCAGTTGTGCTTAAGTCAGCTCAAGAAGCAACAGTGACTGCAGCTAAAGTGATAGAGTGCTTTGCTGAAGCTGGACTTCCAGAAGGTGTCGTTAACTTTGTCGCAGGTCCTGGATCTCAAATCGGTCAAGGCATGATCGATCATCCTGATGTGAACGGCATTACATTTACGGGTTCTGATGCGGTCGGAATGCGAGTAGGTCAAGGTGCATTAGCGCGTGGAGCAAAATACCAATTAGAAGTCGGCGGAAAAAACCCAGTTATCGTCGCCAATGACGCTGATCTAGATTTAGCTGTTGAAGCAACGATTAGTGGCGGTCTTCGTTCGACAGGTCAAAAATGTACAGCGACGAGCCGTGTCATTATTCAAGGTGAAATCTATGATATGTTTAAAGAAAAGTTACTAGGAAAAATAAAACAAATTAAAGTCGGAGACGGGCTTGCTGAAGGTGTTTGGATGGGGCCATGCGCAAGTCAAAATCAGCTCGATACTGTTCTTTCTTATATTGAAAAAGGAAAAGCAGAAGGAGCAAGATTACTTATCGGTGGAAATAAGCATGAAGCAGAAGGTTTAGAAAACGGCTTTTATGTCCAACCAACCGTATTTGAAGATGTGACTCGTGACATGGTGATTGTAAAAGAAGAAATCTTTGGTCCCGTATTAGTATTAATGAAAGTTGAGACCATTGAGGAAGCGCTTGAAGTAGCCAACGATTCGATTTATGGTTTAAGCGCGTCAATTTTCACAACAAATATCTCGAATATGCTTTCGTTTATTAAAGATATGGATGCGGGTTTAGTTCGTATTAACTCAGAAAGTGCGGGAGTAGAACTACAAGCTCCATTCGGTGGGATGAAACAATCAGGTTCACATTCCCGCGAACAAGGTCAAGCAGCGATTGAATTCTATACGTCTATTAAGACCGTGTTTGTAAAAGGTTAA